Proteins from a single region of Candidatus Methylomirabilota bacterium:
- a CDS encoding EamA family transporter has translation MHVLALSAALSSAAATIFVRQGLRGSDPYTGVWINLVVGTAGLWVGVLLTGGLGHMAPAGIAFFVLAGLIGTVGGRLSRFVSIEKVGASIAAAVINLHPLVASGLAILLLGERVTAPIVAGTVVIVVGTVLLSLGGRRLGFRPWQLALPLLSAACFGVVAVLRKLGLSQMGPVTGSAINVTTALVAFSAFLLAAGRRDAIACRGRSLAHFVAAGVAENGAVFMNVVALSVGSVSVVAPLYGVAPIFVLLLSPLFLRGLETLSGRVILGTLLIVLGVCLITALSGR, from the coding sequence GTGCACGTCCTCGCGCTCAGCGCCGCGCTCAGCTCGGCAGCCGCGACGATCTTCGTCCGGCAGGGCCTCCGCGGGAGCGACCCGTACACGGGCGTCTGGATCAACCTCGTGGTCGGCACCGCGGGCCTCTGGGTCGGTGTTCTCCTCACCGGCGGGCTGGGCCACATGGCTCCCGCGGGGATCGCCTTCTTCGTCCTCGCCGGCCTGATCGGCACGGTCGGCGGCCGGCTTTCCAGATTCGTCAGCATCGAGAAGGTCGGCGCCTCGATCGCCGCGGCCGTCATCAACTTGCACCCCCTCGTCGCCTCCGGCCTGGCCATCCTGCTGCTCGGCGAACGCGTCACCGCGCCGATCGTGGCGGGCACGGTGGTGATCGTCGTGGGCACGGTCCTGCTCTCCCTCGGCGGCAGGCGCCTCGGGTTCCGTCCGTGGCAGCTCGCGCTGCCCCTGCTCTCGGCCGCGTGCTTCGGCGTGGTGGCGGTCCTCCGAAAGCTCGGCCTGAGTCAGATGGGCCCGGTGACGGGCTCGGCGATCAACGTGACCACGGCCCTGGTCGCCTTCAGCGCGTTCCTGCTGGCCGCGGGGCGACGCGACGCCATCGCCTGTCGCGGCCGGAGCCTCGCTCACTTCGTGGCCGCGGGCGTCGCGGAGAACGGCGCGGTGTTCATGAACGTCGTGGCGCTCAGCGTGGGCTCGGTGAGCGTCGTCGCTCCGCTCTACGGGGTGGCGCCGATCTTCGTCCTCCTCCTGTCGCCCCTCTTCCTCCGAGGCCTCGAGACGCTCAGCGGCCGGGTGATCCTGGGAACGCTCCTGATCGTCCTCGGCGTGTGCCTCATCACGGCGCTCTCCGGGCGCTGA